From Mycobacteriales bacterium:
CCCTTGAAAACGACCCCCGCACCGGCAAACGGCATTAGCCCGCCAGCCCGGCCGGTGTGGATGATCACTTGTTAACCCGTGCACCGCCCCCCGACAACCCAACGAAATCCCAGGTCAAACCCTTACGTGAAGACCTCACAAATGTGATGTCTCGGGACATCGGAATAGGCCGGACCTGCATTGTGCAGGTTCGGGCTATGTCTTTTCTTCGCCGTCCAAACGGTGCTGCTCAAGACGCTGTACGTGCTTTTCGTGATCGAGATCGGCACCCGCCGGGTCCAACTGGTCGGGGTCACCGCTCATCCCAACACGGCGTGGATGACCCAGCGGGCCCGGAGCTGTCGATGACGCAGGGCCAGGACGCCCGTCTGCCGCGGTACCTGATCCGGGACCTGGACACGAAGTTCGTCGCCGGCTTCGACGCTGCGTTCACCGGCGACGGCACCAAGATCATCCAGACACCGGTGGCCGCGCCGAACGCGAACGCGTTCGCCGAGAGGTGGATCGCCAGCGCCCGCTCCGAATGTCTCGACTGGATTCTCATCCGCAGCGAGCAACACCTCACCCGGGTCCTCGCCGAGTACGTCGCGCACTACAACCATGCCCGGCCCCACCGCGGCCGGGGACCTTCGACCACCCTGCGCGACGGGATTGCCTCCAGCAACGTTCGCTGGAGTCCACCGCATCCGTCGGTGTGATCGACTCGGTGGGCTCATCCACGAATACGAACCCGTGGCAGCGTGACAGAAGAGCAATTGCACCCCACGGGGTCAGCCCCCGGTTGTCCCCGGGCCGGTACGCCGCACGAGCGTCCGCCCGTAGCTTGCCGGCGGTCTTCGGGTCAGGCTTCCGCACCATCGGTGCTTCCTTCCTTATCCGGCGTGAGGTCCTGACCGGATGCGGGCCTGGCATCGAGCCCCGGCCAGTCGCCGTCGAGGTCGCGGTAGGCCAGTACCGGGAGCTCGCGGCCACCCGTCGGCGAGTAGCCGATGAACGCGCTGACGCCCGGTCGGGAACGTGGGTGCGGAGCTTCTCGGAGCCGTCCGCCGGCGGTGGTGAGCCCTCGGACGTCGAGGTCGTGGACGGGGATATTGGTGCCGCCCCGGCCGTGTCGATCCCGATGTGGTGGAGTCGGCGTCACCATCGACGAAAGATGAAGAATGATCTCCGAGGATTTGGCCGGCCACGCGCCGCTGCTCAGCGATGTGCGAGTCATCGATTTGACCAGGGTGCTCGCCGGCCCCTACTGCACCCAGATCCTCGGTGATCTGGGTGCCGACATAATCAAGATCGAGGACCCTCGAGGTGGCGATGAAGTTCGGGACATTCCGCCCTTTTACCCGGGGGAGCAGAGCCACTATTTCCTTGCTTTGAACCGGAATAAGCGGAGCGTTGCAGTCAACTTGAAGTCGGTCGAAGGTCGGCAGTTCATCCTCGATCTCGTGCGTGGATCCGACGTCGTGGTCGAAAACTTCCGGCCCGGGGTTCTCGATCGGCTGGGACTGGGTTTGCACGATCTGCGGGAAGTAAAACCGGACATCATCCTGTGCTCGATCAGCGGATACGGAGCGGACGGTCCGCTCGCGAACTTCCCGGCCTTCGATCTCGTGGTTCAGGCACGAAGCGGGATCATGAGCATCAACGGCGAGAGCGACAGTCCGCCGTCCAGGCTCGGCCTTCCGGTCGCCGATCTGGGCGCCGGGCTGTGGGCGACGATCGCCATTCTCGCTGCGCTGCAAAAGCGGGGCAGTACCCAAAAGCGGGGCAGTACCGGCGAGGGGCAGCATCTCGACATCAGCATGTTGGATGGGGCCATTGCTCTCCAGAGCTACCTGAGCCAGATGGCGCTGCTCACCGGCGACAGTCCGCCACGACTAGGAAGTGATCATCACAACGTCGTGCCGTACGGGAGGTTCAAAGTCCGGGACGGGTACCTGGTAATCGCCGTGCTGGTCGGGCAGTTCTGGGCTCGGTTCTGCGACGCGGTCGGGCGACCGGACCTGACCGACGATCCCCGGTTCGCCACCAATGCCGTTCGTTGCGAGAATCGCGAGGCGCTTCGGGAAATCCTCGACGAGGTTCTGTGCAGCAAGACCCGTCACGAGTGGCAGGAGATCTTTACCCGGGCGGACGTTCCCCACGCTCCGGTGCTCGACATCACCGAGGCGCTGACTCAGGATCAGGTGACCGCCCGCAACCTCATCCGCACCGTGCAGCACCCAACGGCTGGTGCGGTCCAGATGGTGGGATCGCCGGTCCGGGTGAATGGCGCATCGCCGTCTGGAATGCGTCCCGCGCCGAGGCTCGGGGAGCACAGCCGGACCGTTGCCATGGAACTGCTCGGAATGACCGGCCCGGAGATAGACGTGCTGATCGAGCGGGGGGTCATCTCCGAAGCTGGGCTGGTGGAGTGAGGCGTCAGACGGTAAGGCTCAGACCCGACCGCGGTCTCCGGCACTCCTTGGGCCCGATGCGGCCCCTTCCCACCGCAGCCGGAAGCCTTCCGGTTCGCCGCCGTCTGCGGGGACGAGCAGGGCGTGGTTCTCGGCGTTGCCAGCCGGTTGGGTCATTCGGAGCCGGAGCGCTCCCGCTCACGATGGGGACAAAGCCGGCGACTAGGCCGAATGCCCATGCCGGCCGCCCAATCGGCCGCATCGCGACGGTCCGCAAAATAGCCGGACTTAGCCATGTTCCGACCCGGCCACCGGAGCCGATACGGAGGCATGGACGCCAGACCGGTGGCCCGCCATGCCACCGCAAGCAGGGGCATCCTGCCGACGCCAGACGCGGGCGATGCCGATCCCTGGCATGCCCGGATGCCTCTCGTACCGGTCCTCGGCATCCTCGTCGGCTCGTTCGCGGTGTCCATTTCCGCGGCAGCCGTCGATGGTGTGGCGCCCACCGTGCTCGGGGTCTGGCTCGCAATGCTCGTGCTCGCCGTCAGCTACCGCTTCGGGCCCAAAGGGGTCATCCCGATGTCCGCCGCCTCCGCGGCCGGCCTGGTCGCGTGGCACGGGCACCTGCTTTCTGACGCCGGGCTGCGTGAGTTCGGGGTCCTCGCGGCGGCGTTCCTGAGCTTCGGCTGCCTTGCGGCCGCTGGTTACTACTTCCTGTTCCGGAAACTGCGCACCGAACATTCGCTGCGGATGAGCGAGGTCGAAGCCGAGCGCAACAAGGCCCTCGAGCTGGTTCGGGAGCGGGAGGAACTCCAGCGAAAGCTGACGTTCAACGCCACCCACGACACCCTGACCCGGCTGGCCAACCGGGAGTTGCTCACCGAAGCCATCCAGCGCGCGCTCGACGAATGCCCGGGCCTGGATTCGCGGTGCGCCGTGATGTTCCTCGACCTGGACGACTTCAAAGGCGTCAACGACGAACTGGGACATGCCGCCGGGGACGAACTTCTGCGCGTCGTAGGTCAGCGGCTGGTCCATGCCGTGCGCGAGTACGACCTGGTCGCTCGCCTCGGGGGTGACGAGTTCGCGGTGCTCTTCCCGCTGTTCGATCCGGCGGCGGCACATTCGGTTATCGGGCGCGTGCTCGACGCGCTCAACGCGCCGATCACCGTCGGCGGCCGAACCGTGCAGTCCCGGGCGTCCGCCGGGCTGGCCATCAGCGAGCCTGACGACGATCCTCTTCTGCTGCTGGGCAAGGCCGACCTCGCGATGTACGCCGTCAAGAACCGGGGCAAGGACGACGTCGCGGTTTACGAGCCGGAGATGCATCAACGCGTCCAGCGCCGGCTCCGACTCGAATCCGATCTGTCCAAGGCGACCCGGGAGGGTCAGCTGCGGGTCTACTACCAGCCGATCGTCAGCCTGACTACCGGTGAGCTGCTCGGGTTCGAGGCACTGGTGCGCTGGCAGCATCCCGAGCATGGCCTGATCCCGCCCGACCAGTTCATCCCGATCGCGGAGTCCAGCGGCGCCATCGTCGAGCTCGGCATGTGGGTTCTCTCCGAAGCCTGCCGGCAGCTGCGCAGCTGGCAGGTCCAGCACCGGCCGGTCGGTGGCAGCAAACTCGGGATGGCGGTCAATCTGTCCGCCCGGCAGCTCGCCGATCCCGACCTCGTGACCTCCATCAGGGACGTTCTGGCCAAGACCGGGGTCGAC
This genomic window contains:
- a CDS encoding integrase core domain-containing protein, which translates into the protein MTQGQDARLPRYLIRDLDTKFVAGFDAAFTGDGTKIIQTPVAAPNANAFAERWIASARSECLDWILIRSEQHLTRVLAEYVAHYNHARPHRGRGPSTTLRDGIASSNVRWSPPHPSV
- a CDS encoding EAL domain-containing protein, producing the protein MPLVPVLGILVGSFAVSISAAAVDGVAPTVLGVWLAMLVLAVSYRFGPKGVIPMSAASAAGLVAWHGHLLSDAGLREFGVLAAAFLSFGCLAAAGYYFLFRKLRTEHSLRMSEVEAERNKALELVREREELQRKLTFNATHDTLTRLANRELLTEAIQRALDECPGLDSRCAVMFLDLDDFKGVNDELGHAAGDELLRVVGQRLVHAVREYDLVARLGGDEFAVLFPLFDPAAAHSVIGRVLDALNAPITVGGRTVQSRASAGLAISEPDDDPLLLLGKADLAMYAVKNRGKDDVAVYEPEMHQRVQRRLRLESDLSKATREGQLRVYYQPIVSLTTGELLGFEALVRWQHPEHGLIPPDQFIPIAESSGAIVELGMWVLSEACRQLRSWQVQHRPVGGSKLGMAVNLSARQLADPDLVTSIRDVLAKTGVDPRAVTLEITESLAMDEGGSAQETLARLKAFGLQLAIDDFGTGYSSLSRLGQLQIDKVKIDKTFLDSLVTPERARAGATLIRASIGMTSGLGLTVVAEGIEDPAQVALLRQLGCDEGQGFLFGRPAPAEAFDVTMAGWPLPEPSVELLRSGAGDRIPRLVVQPSMALRPPTKDRYAALRGLVNPLPAQRAPAPAYTGSERRTGS
- a CDS encoding CoA transferase, with the translated sequence MISEDLAGHAPLLSDVRVIDLTRVLAGPYCTQILGDLGADIIKIEDPRGGDEVRDIPPFYPGEQSHYFLALNRNKRSVAVNLKSVEGRQFILDLVRGSDVVVENFRPGVLDRLGLGLHDLREVKPDIILCSISGYGADGPLANFPAFDLVVQARSGIMSINGESDSPPSRLGLPVADLGAGLWATIAILAALQKRGSTQKRGSTGEGQHLDISMLDGAIALQSYLSQMALLTGDSPPRLGSDHHNVVPYGRFKVRDGYLVIAVLVGQFWARFCDAVGRPDLTDDPRFATNAVRCENREALREILDEVLCSKTRHEWQEIFTRADVPHAPVLDITEALTQDQVTARNLIRTVQHPTAGAVQMVGSPVRVNGASPSGMRPAPRLGEHSRTVAMELLGMTGPEIDVLIERGVISEAGLVE